The following proteins are encoded in a genomic region of Papaver somniferum cultivar HN1 unplaced genomic scaffold, ASM357369v1 unplaced-scaffold_10, whole genome shotgun sequence:
- the LOC113326879 gene encoding WAT1-related protein At1g09380-like has product MGADMLPGLAMTLVQLGYAGMNIFSKLALDAGMNPFVMVAYRQIFATVIIAPFAICFERKTMPRLTKTIFWQLILCSLFGATLNQCLYFVGLKYSTPTITCALNNLLPAITFLMAIPFKMETIGIKRLPGQAKVLGTIVCVGGAMLMSFYKGSLINIGRSSLHWRYAEQMADSNSGGESSSFLGPLFVALSCVAWAGWFIIQTKMNTKFVAPYSTTAIMCGMASVQCVLIAVTQEHSVEAWSLTSRIRLIACLYSAAFGSALAFVVMSWCISKRGPLYVSMFNPLLLVIVAVLGWAILDEKLYVGSAVGSALIVIGLYAVLWGKGKEMDVPTGKTIDDNEDHGGDIEAGDGDIELPKILMMQPTKPANGNINTPN; this is encoded by the exons ATGGGTGCAGATATGTTGCCTGGTTTAGCAATGACTTTGGTTCAATTGGGTTATGCTGGTATGAACATCTTCTCCAAGTTAGCTCTTGATGCCGGAATGAACCCGTTTGTGATGGTAGCATATCGGCAGATTTTCGCTACTGTCATTATAGCTCCGTTTGCTATCTGCTTTGAAAG GAAGACAATGCCGAGGCTAACCAAAACTATCTTCTGGCAGCTTATCTTGTGCTCTTTATTTGG GGCAACATTGAACCAATGCTTGTATTTCGTCGGACTGAAATACTCGACACCCACCATCACATGTGCACTAAACAATTTATTACCTGCAATTACTTTCTTGATGGCTATCCCTTTCAAGATGGAGACGATTGGCATCAAAAGGCTCCCGGGACAAGCAAAAGTATTGGGAACAATTGTATGTGTTGGAGGAGCAATGTTAATGTCTTTTTACAAAGGCAGCTTAATCAACATTGGTAGATCATCTCTTCATTGGAGGTATGCAGAGCAAATGGCAGATAGTAACTCTGGTGGTGAATCAAGCAGTTTCCTTGGTCCTCTATTTGTTGCCCTTAGTTGTGTTGCTTGGGCTGGCTGGTTCATAATCCAA ACAAAAATGAACACAAAATTCGTAGCACCTTATTCGACAACAGCAATCATGTGTGGTATGGCTAGCGTTCAGTGCGTACTTATTGCCGTAACTCAAGAACACTCCGTTGAAGCTTGGTCACTCACTTCTAGAATCAGACTCATTGCTTGCTTATACAGT GCGGCCTTTGGTTCAGCTCTCGCATTTGTTGTCATGTCATGGTGCATCTCCAAACGTGGTCCTCTTTACGTGTCAATGTTTAACCCATTGTTGCTAGTTATCGTTGCAGTACTCGGATGGGCAATATTAGATGAGAAATTATACGTTGGCAG TGCTGTGGGATCAGCTTTGATAGTGATTGGGTTATATGCTGTTCTATGGGGCAAAGGGAAAGAGATGGATGTTCCAACCGGGAAGACAATTGATGATAATGAAGATCATGGTGGAGATATTGAAGCTGGTGATGGTGATATTGAATTACCAAAGATACTTATGATGCAACCCACTAAACCTGCTAATGGAAATATTAATACTCCCAACTAA